The following coding sequences are from one Musa acuminata AAA Group cultivar baxijiao chromosome BXJ1-6, Cavendish_Baxijiao_AAA, whole genome shotgun sequence window:
- the LOC135676582 gene encoding exocyst complex component EXO70B1-like — MAAAAARADGQEKVIAAAKHIVSSLATSKNAAEDMIRILSGFDNRLSTINDLFPASSSSARGGDGEGDGVDVDRSEAELRLEVAQKVVLRWDASDSLLWESSPEEAEEYLAAVDDLIFLADPGTSPSAAAAAEDLVSRAEVALQMAMSRLEEEFRHLMVRNAVPLDSNGLCSSIRRLSLSFASDGGETMEDFESSIDDEHQLQLPPQQQEGSPEDRSGSSLIDDRSLDLIHPEVIADLKAIADKMIWAKYDRELHHVYCTVRRDILDECLSILGIDRMSIEEVQRTEWRMLDDKLKKWIQAMKIVVRALLWGERRLCDQILAASEELRDECFSETTKGCVMQLLNFGDAIAICQRSSEKLFRILDMYEALADVLPDLQALYAGDPKDLLCEEAEGILKRLGDAVKGTLTEFGNAIQKEPSRKPTQGGEIHPMTRYVMNYVKLLVVYNDTLNLLLDDGVCGSDQSHSEGCENRNTNGENLESMTPLGRRMLLIISHLETNLDEKSKVYEDGAMRHIFLMNNILYIVNKVKDSELGKLLGDDWIRKHRSQIRQYATSYLRTSWTKVLSCLKDDGYGSGSSSSVSKVALKEKFKNFNLAFEEIYRVQTTWKVPDPQLREELRISISEKVIPAYRSFMGRFGSQLEGGRHATKYIKYMPDDLEYHLSDLFEGLPGLTPRKKA, encoded by the coding sequence atggcggcggcggcggcgagggcCGATGGCCAGGAGAAGGTCATTGCCGCAGCGAAGCACATCGTCAGCAGCCTTGCTACTTCGAAGAACGCTGCAGAGGACATGATCCGCATCCTCTCCGGCTTCGACAACCGCCTCTCCACCATCAACGACCTCTTCCCTGCCTCCTCCTCGTCCGCTAGAGGAGGCGACGGCGAAGGCGACGGCGTCGACGTCGACCGGTCCGAGGCTGAGCTGCGCCTTGAGGTAGCCCAGAAGGTCGTTCTCCGCTGGGACGCCTCCGATTCCCTCCTCTGGGAGTCTTCCCCCGAGGAGGCCGAGGAGTACCTCGCCGCCGTCGATGATCTCATCTTCCTCGCCGACCCTGGCACCTCCCCGAGTGCCGCCGCGGCTGCGGAAGACCTAGTTAGTCGTGCGGAGGTTGCGCTTCAGATGGCAATGTCCCGTCTTGAGGAGGAGTTTCGCCACCTGATGGTCCGCAATGCAGTCCCCCTTGACTCCAACGGGCTCTGCTCCTCCATTCGCCGCCTCTCCCTTTCCTTTGCATCTGATGGCGGTGAGACTATGGAGGACTTTGAGAGCTCCATTGATGACGAACACCAGCTGCAGCTTCCGCCGCAACAGCAAGAGGGCAGTCCTGAGGATAGGTCCGGAAGCAGTCTGATAGACGATCGGAGTTTAGATCTGATCCATCCCGAAGTCATCGCTGATCTGAAGGCCATCGCAGACAAAATGATCTGGGCCAAGTATGATCGAGAGCTCCACCATGTTTACTGCACTGTCCGACGGGACATCCTCGATGAGTGCCTCTCCATCCTCGGCATCGATCGAATGAGCATTGAGGAGGTACAGAGAACTGAGTGGCGGATGCTTGATGACAAGCTGAAGAAGTGGATTCAGGCTATGAAGATCGTTGTTCGGGCTCTGCTCTGGGGAGAGAGACGGCTCTGTGACCAAATTCTTGCTGCCTCAGAGGAGCTTAGGGACGAGTGCTTTTCAGAGACCACCAAAGGGTGTGTCATGCAGCTACTCAACTTTGGGGATGCCATTGCGATATGTCAGCGGTCTTCAGAAAAGCTCTTTCGTATTCTGGATATGTATGAGGCCCTCGCAGATGTTTTGCCAGATCTCCAGGCCTTATATGCCGGAGACCCAAAGGACCTCCTATGTGAAGAGGCTGAGGGGATTCTGAAGAGGTTAGGTGATGCTGTAAAAGGCACTCTTACGGAGTTTGGAAATGCAATCCAGAAGGAGCCATCGCGGAAGCCAACACAGGGAGGTGAGATCCATCCCATGACACGTTATGTGATGAACTATGTGAAATTGCTGGTGGTTTACAATGATACATTAAATTTGCTTTTGGATGATGGAGTGTGTGGTAGTGATCAGTCTCATTCTGAAGGTTGTGAGAATAGGAATACCAACGGAGAGAATTTGGAGAGTATGACTCCACTAGGTCGTCGCATGCTTTTGATAATCTCACATTTAGAAACTAACCTGGATGAAAAATCTAAAGTTTATGAAGATGGAGCAATGCGGCATATATTTTTGATGAACAATATACTCTACATAGTTAATAAAGTGAAGGATTCAGAACTTGGGAAGCTTTTGGGAGATGACTGGATAAGGAAGCACCGCAGCCAAATTCGGCAGTATGCCACAAGCTACCTGAGGACTTCCTGGACAAAAGTGTTGTCTTGTCTGAAGGATGATGGATATGGGAGTGGGAGCTCCAGTAGCGTTTCAAAGGTTGCTCTCAAGGAAAAGTTCAAGAACTTTAACTTGGCATTCGAAGAAATTTATAGGGTTCAGACAACTTGGAAGGTTCCAGATCCTCAGCTTCGAGAAGAATTGCGGATTTCTATTTCAGAGAAGGTTATCCCAGCTTATCGCTCTTTTATGGGGAGGTTTGGTAGTCAACTTGAGGGCGGAAGACATGCAACAAAATATATAAAGTACATGCCAGATGATTTAGAGTACCATCTTTCAGATTTGTTCGAAGGCTTGCCTGGACTCACTCCGAGAAAAAAAGCTTAG